The bacterium genomic sequence CGGACCTTGAATGTCTGCTCCTGCGGGCCGTGCAGTCGCTTGGCCAACCGGATCTGGAAGGAGAGCCGCTGTTTGTGAGTCTTGGCCGGACCATTGGCGATCTATTGTCACCGACGCAACTCGAATTTCAACTGGAATCCCCCAGCGATTTCTGGCCGGGACGGCCCGCGGGGTGGACGTGGATAGAGGCGGGAGGCGTTGAACCCACACGCACGTTCATCACACCTCGCTTGCAGCGACTTGTCTATCGGCGGGAGCGCGTGATGTTCATCGAGGACCTTGCCATAGCGTCCGACATCGAGGTTGATGGAACCGGCTCGGAGCGACCGTTTCACTCTTGCATATTACTGCCGCTTGTGGCGGGGGCAAAACCATTGGGGATTCTGCGGCTTTTTTATGGAATCAAGCTGTCGCCGCTCCCGGGCGACGTGGAAGCGCTCGAACTGCTGCGCCGCGAGCTTTCCGTGCTCATGAACCGCGGGCGCACGCACCTGCTTATGCAACGGATGGCTACGGTAGATGGACTCACGAATTTATTCAATCAGCGTTTCTTTCTTGAACAGGTTCGTACCGAGTTCCAGAGGGCACTTCGCTATCAAAAGAAGATGGCCGTTATCATGATTGATATTGATGACTTCAAGTATTACAACGACACCTACGGGCATCTGGCGGGAGATCGCGTGTTGGCCGAAACGGCGCGCACCATTCGCGGGGTTGTGCGAGATATTGACTTCGTGGCGCGCTATGGCGGAGAGGAATTCGCCCTGATTCTGCCTGAGGTGGACGCGCAGAGTGGGCTGGTTGTTGCCGAGAAGATTCGCAGCGCAGTGGAAGCGCTTCGATTTATCTCCGACGATGGCGAAGCCATCGGTTCCATTTCCATCTCCTGCGGTGTCACGGATAATGCCACGGCGGCGAGTCCCGAAGAAATGCTCCGGAGGGCCGATCGGGCGTTGTATTGGGTAAAACGACACGGCCGAAACCTGGTGCGGGCAGCATCGGACCGCGATGATGAATGATCGGCTGAAGATTTTGTTTGTCGCCTCCGAGATCGCTCCCTTCAGTAAGACGGGAGGTCTCGCCGACGTGAGTGCGGCACTGCCGAGCGCACTGGCCGCCGCCGGATGCGAGGTGCGTGTCGTTACTCCGCGATATGGTTCTATAGACCGTCGCCGTCAGAAGATCGTGGCGGATGAAACGGCGCGGGAGTTCACGTTCGAAGTTCGCGGAAGACCGATCCGCGTCGGCTTCGGCCGATGGACGGCCGACGAGCCGGGACTCAGCGTCTTTTTTGTGGAATGCGGCGTGCTCTATGATCGGCCCGGCGTGTATGGAGATCCGTTTACGGGAATGGATTACGCGGATAATGACTATCGCTACATTCTCCTTACTCGCGCGGCGTTCGAACTCTGCGATAGTACCGGATGGAAGCCGGACGTTTTTCACGGCAACGATTGGCAGAGCGGGTTGCTGCCGTTTTGGCTTTTTCGTGCGCAAAGTACCGGTCAATTTGCAAATGCGCGCACGCTGATGACTATCCACAACATCGCCTATCACGGTCTGTTTGGTTTCGATACGGTGGCTCGCATTGACGGTGCGGCAAGCTACTACTATCCGGAGGGACCCCTGGAATTCCACGGGCAGATGTGTTTCCTTCGGGCGGGTCTGGAGTTTGCGAACGCGGTCAACACCGTTTCACCGACCTATGCGCGCGAAATCCAGTCCGGTCCGGAGTTCGGCTATGGAATGGAAAAGATATTGCGGGCGCGGGGCGACGACGTGATCGGAATCCTGAACGGGTTGGACGTGGAAACTTGGAATCCCGCTACCGATCGGCACATCCCCGCCACGTATTCACGGGACAATCTGGACGGCAAGAAGTTAAACAAGGAAATGCTGTGTCGGCAGTGTGGTTTCCCTTATGAGGACGAGGTGCCGCTGATCGGAATGATTTCTCGCGTCGTTGCACAGAAGGGATTCGAGATTCTCATTCCCGTGATACCGGACATTCTTGACCTTCCCTGTCGCATGATCGTCCTGGGCAGCGGAGACGGGAAGCTGGAACAGATGTTGACCGAGTTCGCCCGTACGCAACCCGGCCGGTTTTTTTTCCGGTCGGGATACGACGAGGAGTTCGCACATCGCATCGAGGCGGGAGCCGATGTGTTTCTCATGCCGTCCAAATACGAGCCGTGTGGATTGAACCAGATGATGAGTATGCGTTATGGAACGCTGCCGGTGGTGCGCGCCACCGGAGGTCTGGCCGATACCGTGTTCGATGCGGACGCCGATCCGCAGCAAGGCACCGGATTCAGTTTCCACCGATATCACTCGCAAGATTTGTTGCGAGCCGTACAGCGTGCGCATCAAACGTATGCCAACAAGAGTCGCTGGCGAGCGATCCAACTCCTTGCCATGTCACGGGATTTTTCGTGGAATCGCTCGGCGGAGCTCTACAAGGATTTGTATCAGTCATGTTTGCTGCAACCCGGTTATTCCGCGCCGTCGTCCGCCTGATCCTTGCGGTTCACGTCGTGGCGGGGCCGTGCGACCTTTCCGCCCAACCGCGATGGGAACGAGTGCTCCCGACGGCCGACGTCACGCTCCGTGATCCACGGAGTCTTTCTGTCTCAGTGGAAGGACTTCTCTATATCGCGGACACGGGGCATCAACGCGTAATCGCCGTTGACAGTGCAGGGCGATTGGTGGCTGAGACCGGCGGGATCGGCGCTGCTCACGGACAATTCCGCTGGCCGACCGTCGTGATTGCCGATCGAGGGAATGCCGTGTGGGTGCTGGACAGGGGAAACCGCCGCATCGAGAAATTCACGCGATCCCTCGAGTATCAGGGGACCGTCACGATTCCGAGTTCCGGTGACGAAGGACGCGGACAGCCCGACGCGGTCGGGGCCTCGCCTCAGGGCGATCTCTATGTGTTCGACCGTGACGGGGGTCGGATTATTCACTTCGATCCGCTGTTTCGCACGCAGGCGGAGCTCGGCAGTGGCACGGGTTCACAATTCGTTTCTAATGTTACATCTATGGCGTTCGTGGCCAAGGTTGGTCTATTTTGGTGGGAACGGGGGAGCTCAGAAATCCGCCGCACCGATCTTCTTCTTAATCCGCTGCCGCCGCTTCGCCTGCCCAACCTGCCGCGCGAGCTTGTGCTGGCCTCAGCGGATACTTGTCTCATCTACGGCTCGTTGGGAGGTGTGATGAGCAGATGCGGGCATAGTACCGTTCCGGACACTCTTCTTTCGGGAAATTATCTTCGTGAGTGCGGGCTGAAATCGGTACAGAGTATTTCCCTTGCGCCTGACCAATGGCTCTATCTGCTGGATAACCGGCAGGGGGCTGTGTTTCGAGCGCATGTGACTCGGGAGTGAATGTCGCGGCGATCCGTATCACCTGTGTCCGCGCGAAGGAGCGGTATGATACTGCTCCTGCTGACTATTGTCGTGGGGACATCGCTGCCGGCGTTTGCATTGCCCGTTCGTCAGGCAATAGCGACGTTCACCGCCGTTGCACCGAGGGACACGATCTTCACTCTGCCGGTTCGTTGGGTGGTGCTCGATTCGGTTTGCGTCTATCGCAATAACCAGATTCAGAGCGAGTATCAGAACTGGCGGATCGTTGATCCGGGCAATCGGATCTGGCTCTATCGACCACTGGGCCCTCGGGATACGCTGCGGATCGAGTATTCCTATCGTCCGTTTCCGCTCTTGCGAACCTATGCACGACGTTCGTTGCGACAAATCCGACGATACGCGGAGAGCGAAAGTACTAGCGATTCGATTCGCGTGATCTCCGCGCCTATTGCCGAACCATCCGAGCCGGAGGGATGGAGCCGGCTGAACAAATCCGGTTCGCTCATTCGTAGCGTGCAGGTGGGAACGGGACAAGACCTCGAACTCGAATCGGCGCTGAATCTGCAGATTCAAGGTCGTGTCGGTCGGGACGTGGACGTGGTGGCGGCGCTCACCGATCAATCCACCCCGATCCAGCCTGAAGGAACCACCGAGTCGCTGAGCGAGCTGGAGAAGATTTTTGTGTCGGTGCGTGCTCCACACTGGGCAACGACGCTGGGGGACTACACGTTGGAATTGCCGGGCGGTCAATACGACACCTACTCTCGCAAACTGACCGGTGTTCTTGCGCAAGTCACCTATTCGAACGTACAAGTGACGGGATCGGGCGCGGCCAGTCGCGGCCAGTTCCACAGTCACTCCTTCTATGGGCAAGAGGCGAATCAAGGACCGTATCCGCTTCCCGGTCGGAATGGGGAAATCGGAATTGTGGTTCTCGCCGGTACCGAGCGCGTCTGGTTGGACGGTGAACTCGTGCGTCGCGGGGAAGGCAACGATTACACGATTGACTATGCGGCGGGCGAGATCACGTTCACATCGCGTCGTCTCATCACGTCCGACTCGCGCGTGGTGGTGGACTACGAATATACCAGCGAAGATTATGAACGCTTCTATGGAGCCGGGCGATTGGAGGCGTCCTTCGGGGACAAACGGCTGAGCGGGAGTGCAACGTGGATTAGCGAGGCGGATGATCGCACGCGACCCATCAACATCGGTCTATCGGAGGAAGATCGTCGCGTGCTTGAATCAGCGGGGGATGATCCGGGACTGGCTGTGATATTCGCCGGTGATTCGATACCGGTCAAGGGAGGGGATTACATACGAGCCGATACGGTGTATGCAGACAGCGTCTACTCGATTTTCGTTTTTTCGCCGCGCGATTCGCTGAATCGGCCGACCGGACAGTGCCGCGTTCTTTTCGACGATTTCGGAATCGGCGGGGGAGACTATGACGCAACCGCAGATTCCCTCGGACTCACGTATTTCCGCTGGATCGGTCCGGGCCGCGGCCGCTATCGCCCCTATCGACGGTTGCCGCTTCCCGAGCGCCACAATCTGGCCGACTTCCGCGTTCGCACGTCTCCCTTGAATGGGATCGAGTTGACCGGTGAGTTTGCCGCCAGTCAGAGAGACCTGAACACCTACTCCGATGCCGACGACGCGAACAACGATGGCACGGCGCTGGCGGGAGCGATTTCCTTATTGCGCAATCGCCCTCACGTTTTTGGCATAACGCCTCATCAGATTGGCGCGAACGCGCGGATCCGTCACCGGGACCATCAATTCGTTGAGATCACTCGCAGCTCGGAAGTGGAGTTCGGACGGCAGTGGGACGCCGAGACCAACGAGGGATTTGAGGAGACGATTCGCGAGGCCGATCTTCGGCTAAGCCCGATCCGGCAATTCACGGTGTACGGAAGCTACGGGGACCTGCAACGACCCGAGCAGATGTCTTCGCGTCGCCGGACGGTCGGTTTCACGGCGAGTCCCCGCGATCAATGGAACCTTTCCGCTGAGCATCTTGCGCTTCAGAGCGAGAGTTCCATCACCGGAAGACGGGGAAACTGGATTCGACAAAACGGGCGGCTTATAGGCCGAATCGGAAGATTCGCACCGCGTTTGGGTGGCGAACGCGAGCGAAAACGAGATCGCGCAGGCGCAACATACTTCGGATTCCGCTTTCTGGACTACCTCGGGGGCTTAGGTGTCCAACTTCCCGGAGATGTCACACTGGACAGCGAGTATCGCCGTCGATTGGATGATCGGCTCTCGGAAAGCGGATCCTTCACTCTCTCGGCTCGCTCGTATACGACATCTTCAGAGGCGGTATGGACTCCGTCATCGGGAGGTCGTACGCTGGTTCGCTACGCGCATCGTGAGAAGGATTACGTTGCACCGGACTCTGCCGACGTGACTTCCGATGTGGGACGGATCGAGTCGCTTATTGTGCCGCAAAATCGCGTGTACGAAGCGAACATCGTCTATGAGGTTGCCAAGACCCGGTCGCAGAATCAGCTTCTCGTCGCCGTACAGGTGCCGGAGGGTACGGGCAACTACCGTCGCGAGGGAGATCAATTCGTTCCCGACGACCAAGGGAATTACTTACTCGTTCCACGGTTCACCGGGGCCTATGAACCCGCGACGGAGCTTTCGCTGAATTCTCTGATTTGGCTCCGTCCCGATGAGCTCGCTCCCGACGTGGCGGCGGACTGGCTTCGCGCTCTTTCCGCGGAAACGGAGCTTGCGCTGGAAGAGCGGACACGCAGTTCTCTGACGCCGAAATTACTGCTTCT encodes the following:
- a CDS encoding diguanylate cyclase, which codes for MTESVFQHISHSAGADRWRRFRVVAAQYTRFLSIVKALGCSVREIPLTSSSSAKMDIVSDHTSVVGITEPASFCPSPFYLRPESFCIAYTDEVAAVAEYQDVLDIPKCGARHETGREHSLLWMILKGEERAAWTDLECLLLRAVQSLGQPDLEGEPLFVSLGRTIGDLLSPTQLEFQLESPSDFWPGRPAGWTWIEAGGVEPTRTFITPRLQRLVYRRERVMFIEDLAIASDIEVDGTGSERPFHSCILLPLVAGAKPLGILRLFYGIKLSPLPGDVEALELLRRELSVLMNRGRTHLLMQRMATVDGLTNLFNQRFFLEQVRTEFQRALRYQKKMAVIMIDIDDFKYYNDTYGHLAGDRVLAETARTIRGVVRDIDFVARYGGEEFALILPEVDAQSGLVVAEKIRSAVEALRFISDDGEAIGSISISCGVTDNATAASPEEMLRRADRALYWVKRHGRNLVRAASDRDDE
- the glgA gene encoding glycogen synthase GlgA encodes the protein MMNDRLKILFVASEIAPFSKTGGLADVSAALPSALAAAGCEVRVVTPRYGSIDRRRQKIVADETAREFTFEVRGRPIRVGFGRWTADEPGLSVFFVECGVLYDRPGVYGDPFTGMDYADNDYRYILLTRAAFELCDSTGWKPDVFHGNDWQSGLLPFWLFRAQSTGQFANARTLMTIHNIAYHGLFGFDTVARIDGAASYYYPEGPLEFHGQMCFLRAGLEFANAVNTVSPTYAREIQSGPEFGYGMEKILRARGDDVIGILNGLDVETWNPATDRHIPATYSRDNLDGKKLNKEMLCRQCGFPYEDEVPLIGMISRVVAQKGFEILIPVIPDILDLPCRMIVLGSGDGKLEQMLTEFARTQPGRFFFRSGYDEEFAHRIEAGADVFLMPSKYEPCGLNQMMSMRYGTLPVVRATGGLADTVFDADADPQQGTGFSFHRYHSQDLLRAVQRAHQTYANKSRWRAIQLLAMSRDFSWNRSAELYKDLYQSCLLQPGYSAPSSA
- a CDS encoding NHL repeat-containing protein; this encodes MFAATRLFRAVVRLILAVHVVAGPCDLSAQPRWERVLPTADVTLRDPRSLSVSVEGLLYIADTGHQRVIAVDSAGRLVAETGGIGAAHGQFRWPTVVIADRGNAVWVLDRGNRRIEKFTRSLEYQGTVTIPSSGDEGRGQPDAVGASPQGDLYVFDRDGGRIIHFDPLFRTQAELGSGTGSQFVSNVTSMAFVAKVGLFWWERGSSEIRRTDLLLNPLPPLRLPNLPRELVLASADTCLIYGSLGGVMSRCGHSTVPDTLLSGNYLRECGLKSVQSISLAPDQWLYLLDNRQGAVFRAHVTRE